The Caballeronia sp. Lep1P3 genome segment GCGGAGGCGCAAGTCTGAGCGCGTTTGGTGTGTTGCATGCTGCATGCAAAATGCGGCATGCAACGTGCAACATGCAACATGCGCTTAGCCCACAACGAGCTCCCGGCAATGCCGCGCGATCTGCCTTTCCTCCTCGGTGGCCACGACGCGATGCCGCGCATTCAGAAAGCTCAGTCCATCGAGCACTTGCGCGCGTATCGCCTCGCTATGTTCGCCGATGCCCCCGCTAAACACGATCAGATCGACGCCGCCCAGCACCGCCGCATACGCGCCGATGGTCTTGCGGACCGCGTTGCAGAACTCATCGATGGCAAGCGTCGCGTCGGCGTCGCCCTGATCGCGGCGCGCGAGCAGCGCTTGCATGTCGTCGTCGGATGCGGACAGCGCCTTCATGCCGCTCGCGCGGTTGACCAACGTTTCGAGCGCATCGGCGTCGAGCGGTTCATGACGCATCAGATGAATCAGCACGCCGGGATCGAGGTCGCCGCTGCGCGTGGCCATGGGTATGCCGCCTGCGGGCGTCATACCCATCGAGGTATCGACCGAGCGCCCATCCTTCACGGCGCACAGGCTCGCGCCCGAGCCGAGATGCGCGATGACCGTCCGCGACGCAAGCGCATCCCCGAGCGCGTTGACGATCGACTCATACGATAGTCCGTGAAAGCCATAACGCACGATGCCGCGCCGCGCATATTCGCGCGGCAACGCGAACGTCGTGGCGCACTCGGGCATCGTGCGATGAAACACCGTGTCGAAGCATGCAAAATGCGGCACGCCGTTGAATATGCGCTGCGCTTCTTCAATCAACGCCAGCGATTGCGGCAAATGCAGCGGCGCGAAGGCAACGGCCTCGCGCAATGCGTCTTTCACATCCGGCGTGAGTTCACAATGCGCGCTCACATGCGGTCCGCCATGCACCACGCGATGCCCCACCGCCGCAAGCGGTTCGTGCAAATGCTCGTTGAGTGCATCGGCGACGCGCTGCAATGCGTCGTGCTGCGACTCCATCAAGTGATCTTGCGCGATGTCGATGCTGCCGTCCGAGGCGCGCATCGACAGGGAACCGTCCTCGCATCCGATGCCTTTTGCACTTCCCGATAGCCACGCCTGTTCGTCGCCGTCGCGCGGAACGAACACGCCGAACTTGAGCGACGACGACCCGCTGTTCAACACCAGAATGCCTTCTTTCATGGCGTCAACCCTTCCACGTCCACTCGCGGATCTCGTCATGATCGATGCCTTCTTCATGCGCGTATCGCACGCTTTCGATGATGCGGTTCTTGAGCGCTTCCTTCGTATGCGCGGCGGTGCTCGACAAGCCCGGCACGCGGTCGATGACATCGATGGCAAGGCTGAAACGGTCTACGCCGTTGATGATCGCAAGCTCGAACGGCGTATT includes the following:
- a CDS encoding acetate/propionate family kinase yields the protein MKEGILVLNSGSSSLKFGVFVPRDGDEQAWLSGSAKGIGCEDGSLSMRASDGSIDIAQDHLMESQHDALQRVADALNEHLHEPLAAVGHRVVHGGPHVSAHCELTPDVKDALREAVAFAPLHLPQSLALIEEAQRIFNGVPHFACFDTVFHRTMPECATTFALPREYARRGIVRYGFHGLSYESIVNALGDALASRTVIAHLGSGASLCAVKDGRSVDTSMGMTPAGGIPMATRSGDLDPGVLIHLMRHEPLDADALETLVNRASGMKALSASDDDMQALLARRDQGDADATLAIDEFCNAVRKTIGAYAAVLGGVDLIVFSGGIGEHSEAIRAQVLDGLSFLNARHRVVATEEERQIARHCRELVVG